A part of Paraburkholderia largidicola genomic DNA contains:
- a CDS encoding helix-turn-helix domain-containing protein: protein MNAVHPALVPHSGGRKSLLSSASLGWSGFGAEMFGIAAGAHRIPAIAQHRVGVHVGAPVRAVCRCNGQRAARIQAHGDADVIPAGLDGEWSDDDNCTILSIWFAEDFTRNTFDQLGLRATDAQIRPQFQMRDARFQHLAWAMRAELEADEASDPLYAESLCTAMIVRLAGASVSYDGKRRTLSPRAAARVIDYIEAHLDERLTLSELAALVELSVPHFKVLFRETMGVPVHRHVVQRRVERAKLLLLEGRLSASQVALDVGFAHQSHMAHWMKRLLGVTPRDIARNDALRLIVTR from the coding sequence ATGAATGCAGTCCACCCTGCGTTGGTGCCGCACTCGGGCGGGCGTAAGAGCCTGCTGTCGAGCGCGTCGCTTGGCTGGTCAGGCTTTGGCGCGGAAATGTTCGGGATCGCGGCCGGCGCGCATCGTATTCCGGCGATCGCGCAACATCGCGTCGGCGTGCATGTCGGCGCGCCCGTGAGAGCGGTCTGCCGATGCAACGGCCAGCGCGCGGCGCGCATCCAGGCGCATGGCGATGCCGACGTGATTCCAGCGGGCCTCGACGGCGAATGGTCCGACGACGACAACTGCACGATCCTGAGCATCTGGTTCGCGGAAGACTTCACCCGCAATACCTTCGATCAACTCGGCCTGCGCGCCACCGATGCGCAGATCCGCCCACAGTTCCAGATGCGCGACGCGCGTTTTCAGCATCTGGCGTGGGCGATGCGCGCGGAACTCGAAGCCGATGAAGCATCCGATCCGCTCTACGCCGAGAGCCTGTGCACGGCGATGATCGTACGGCTTGCGGGCGCGTCTGTTTCATACGACGGCAAACGACGCACGCTGTCGCCGCGCGCGGCGGCGCGCGTGATCGACTATATCGAGGCGCATCTCGACGAACGCCTGACGCTGAGCGAACTGGCCGCGCTCGTCGAACTGAGCGTGCCGCATTTCAAGGTGTTGTTTCGCGAGACGATGGGCGTGCCCGTCCATCGCCATGTCGTGCAGCGCCGAGTCGAGCGCGCGAAGTTGCTGTTGCTGGAAGGCAGGTTGAGCGCGAGCCAGGTCGCGCTCGACGTCGGCTTCGCGCATCAGAGCCACATGGCGCACTGGATGAAGCGGCTGCTCGGCGTGACGCCGCGCGATATCGCGCGCAACGATGCGCTGCGGCTGATCGTGACGCGCTAA
- a CDS encoding CBS domain-containing protein produces MTSVAQVLKSKPTQDVYTIEASDSVYDAIKLMAEKQIGALIVKENGAIAGIVTERDYARKIVLMDRSSKTTPVRDIMSSAVRFVRPDQTTDECMALMTERRMRHLPVLENDQLIGMVSIGDLVKTIIAEQQFTIQQLEHYIHSS; encoded by the coding sequence ATGACTAGCGTTGCACAAGTCCTCAAATCGAAGCCGACTCAGGACGTCTACACGATCGAGGCATCCGATTCCGTCTATGACGCCATCAAGCTGATGGCCGAAAAACAGATCGGTGCGTTGATCGTCAAGGAAAACGGGGCGATTGCGGGGATCGTCACTGAACGCGACTATGCGCGCAAGATCGTGCTGATGGACCGCTCGTCGAAGACCACGCCCGTGCGCGACATCATGAGCAGCGCCGTGCGCTTCGTGCGCCCGGACCAGACCACGGACGAATGCATGGCGTTGATGACGGAGCGCCGCATGCGTCACCTGCCCGTGCTGGAGAACGACCAGTTGATCGGCATGGTGTCGATCGGCGACCTCGTGAAAACCATCATCGCCGAGCAGCAGTTCACCATCCAGCAACTCGAACACTACATCCATAGCAGCTGA
- a CDS encoding LysR substrate-binding domain-containing protein: protein MRRLPPLNALQIFETVARHRSFTRAAEHLCLTQGAVSRQILALEDYYQFPLFKRHAKGLTLTAEGELLLPAVKESFARIEEISLRLTRQRTDLALKVPTCVMRWILPKIMQFQAEYPDLHVQITTTWQHDVDFQVEPFDAAIVYGTSAGADVQAVPLFEERLTPVCAPQLLHDKPLGSAADLSRHTLLHPTRDHRDWKMWLEYVDARDVDANHGPSFDTLDLATNAALQGFGVAISDLALIDEDVAAQRLVRPFEAVLTTGARYYFVYPDSVAHQQKVNLFRDWIDRHWAQ from the coding sequence ATGCGACGACTTCCGCCCCTGAACGCTTTGCAGATCTTCGAGACCGTGGCGCGCCATCGCAGCTTCACGCGTGCGGCCGAGCATCTGTGTCTCACGCAAGGCGCCGTGAGCCGGCAGATTCTCGCGCTCGAGGATTACTATCAGTTCCCGCTCTTCAAGCGCCACGCGAAAGGTCTCACGCTGACCGCGGAAGGCGAACTGCTGCTGCCCGCCGTCAAAGAGAGCTTTGCGCGCATCGAAGAGATTTCGCTGCGCCTCACGCGCCAGCGCACGGATCTCGCGCTCAAGGTGCCGACCTGCGTGATGCGCTGGATACTGCCCAAAATCATGCAGTTCCAGGCTGAGTACCCCGACTTGCACGTGCAGATCACGACGACCTGGCAGCACGACGTCGACTTCCAGGTCGAACCGTTCGACGCCGCCATCGTCTACGGCACCTCGGCGGGCGCGGATGTGCAGGCGGTGCCGCTCTTCGAGGAGCGCCTCACACCCGTCTGCGCGCCCCAGTTGCTGCACGACAAGCCGCTCGGCAGCGCCGCCGATCTGTCGCGCCACACGCTGCTGCACCCGACGCGCGATCATCGCGACTGGAAAATGTGGCTCGAATACGTGGATGCGCGCGATGTCGACGCGAACCACGGTCCAAGCTTCGATACGCTCGATCTCGCCACGAACGCGGCGTTACAAGGCTTCGGCGTGGCGATCAGCGATCTCGCGCTGATCGACGAGGACGTGGCCGCGCAACGGCTCGTGCGCCCGTTCGAGGCCGTGCTCACGACGGGCGCGCGCTATTACTTCGTGTACCCGGACAGCGTCGCGCATCAGCAGAAGGTCAATCTGTTCCGCGACTGGATCGACCGGCACTGGGCGCAGTGA
- a CDS encoding NmrA family NAD(P)-binding protein codes for MHVIFGATGKVGRSTAAALRHEGHAVRAVVRSPAQREMLTRIGCEVVTGDLGDEASIHRALDGAQAVQMLCPLPHRDPDPADSMRRMIDTAARALRAHPHLHVVALSDYGAELDADTGITMLFHHLEAAFRDVAPRLTLLRSAEHMQNWARVVPVALATGRLPSLHHPLDRPFPTVSAHDVGIVAARLLTDGSDEGQVRIVSVEGPRRYDANDVARALGDASGRDIVALALPRGEWTETMLRAGLNANHAKLIVDLYDAQNTGRIDVEAGTERRFGTTGLRDVVAALVSTINA; via the coding sequence ATGCATGTGATTTTTGGCGCAACGGGCAAGGTGGGACGTTCGACAGCGGCGGCGCTCAGACATGAAGGGCACGCCGTGCGGGCGGTCGTGCGAAGCCCGGCGCAACGCGAAATGCTGACGCGCATCGGTTGCGAAGTTGTGACCGGCGATCTCGGCGATGAAGCCTCGATTCACCGCGCACTCGACGGCGCACAGGCCGTGCAGATGCTGTGCCCGTTGCCGCATCGCGACCCCGATCCCGCAGACTCGATGCGTCGCATGATCGATACGGCCGCGCGGGCGCTGCGCGCGCATCCGCATCTACATGTCGTCGCGCTGTCCGACTATGGCGCCGAACTCGATGCAGACACAGGCATCACGATGCTGTTTCATCATCTCGAAGCGGCGTTCAGAGACGTTGCGCCGCGCCTCACGCTGCTGCGCTCAGCGGAACATATGCAGAACTGGGCGCGCGTGGTGCCTGTCGCACTCGCCACGGGCCGGCTGCCGAGTCTGCATCATCCTCTCGACAGGCCGTTTCCGACTGTATCCGCGCACGATGTCGGCATCGTTGCCGCGCGATTGCTGACGGACGGGTCGGATGAGGGGCAGGTTCGAATCGTGAGCGTGGAAGGTCCGCGCCGTTACGATGCCAACGATGTGGCCCGCGCGCTCGGCGATGCAAGTGGGCGCGATATCGTGGCGCTCGCGCTGCCGCGCGGCGAATGGACGGAAACAATGCTGCGCGCGGGACTCAACGCGAATCACGCGAAGCTCATCGTCGATCTGTACGACGCGCAGAACACAGGGCGAATCGATGTCGAAGCGGGCACCGAACGGCGTTTCGGCACGACTGGATTGCGCGACGTCGTTGCGGCGCTCGTGTCGACGATCAATGCGTGA
- a CDS encoding DUF4148 domain-containing protein: MKSLIKAVAIAAVLAIPAVSFAQSNQPVTRAQVRAELVQLEKAGYNPATAVDSTYPADIQAAEARVQAQNGAVAQAPVADTGYGASTNGSSQSGAARTLNPTQDVYFGH, encoded by the coding sequence ATGAAATCGCTGATCAAGGCTGTTGCCATTGCTGCTGTTCTCGCCATCCCCGCCGTCTCGTTCGCCCAGTCGAACCAGCCCGTGACCCGCGCGCAAGTCCGTGCTGAACTGGTCCAGCTGGAAAAGGCAGGCTACAACCCGGCAACGGCTGTCGATTCGACCTATCCGGCCGACATCCAGGCTGCCGAAGCACGCGTTCAGGCGCAAAACGGCGCAGTCGCACAAGCACCCGTCGCTGACACGGGTTACGGCGCATCCACGAACGGTTCGTCGCAATCGGGCGCAGCCCGGACGCTGAACCCGACGCAAGACGTCTACTTCGGCCATTAA
- a CDS encoding DNA-3-methyladenine glycosylase — protein sequence MTKTTLSLVPLHRNDLPIDTVDLARFLLGKYLVRDLAEGRAAGRIVETEAYPVGDSTNHAYPGRRAYNGSMFLEHGHAYVRLTYGIYNVINVVSEPEGTGAAVLIRALEPVEGIEWMQARRPDAKLRDLARGPGRLALALGIDLGFDGADLCTGRGLWLGAAGSARTPVAVTTRIGIARETHRLLRFYVPGSPFVSGPRKLLSGEIEPPGET from the coding sequence ATGACGAAGACGACGCTTTCCCTTGTTCCTCTACACCGCAACGATCTACCCATCGATACGGTTGACCTCGCGCGCTTCCTGTTGGGTAAATACCTGGTCCGCGACCTGGCCGAGGGGCGGGCTGCGGGGCGGATCGTCGAGACCGAGGCCTATCCCGTCGGCGATTCGACCAATCATGCGTATCCGGGGCGGCGCGCGTACAACGGCTCGATGTTCCTCGAGCACGGCCATGCCTACGTGCGGCTCACCTATGGCATCTACAACGTGATCAACGTCGTCAGCGAGCCGGAGGGCACGGGCGCCGCCGTGCTGATTCGCGCGCTGGAACCGGTGGAGGGCATCGAATGGATGCAGGCGCGCCGGCCAGATGCGAAGCTGCGCGATCTCGCGCGCGGCCCGGGGCGGCTGGCGCTGGCGCTCGGCATCGATCTGGGTTTCGATGGCGCCGACCTTTGCACGGGGCGCGGGCTATGGCTGGGCGCGGCGGGCAGCGCGCGTACGCCGGTGGCGGTGACGACGCGCATCGGCATCGCGCGGGAGACGCACCGGCTGCTGCGCTTCTATGTGCCCGGCAGTCCGTTCGTCAGCGGGCCGCGCAAGCTGCTGTCGGGTGAGATCGAACCGCCCGGCGAGACGTAA
- a CDS encoding amino acid ABC transporter permease encodes MIEFTLWDIARNLLLAARWTVLLSLIAFVGGGVVGLVLLAMRVSPLPWLRRVVVLYVELFQGTPLLMQLFLAFFGLPLMGVDVSPWVAATVTLTLYTSAYLADIWRGCVEAVPRGQWAAGASLGMTFSQQLRFIVWPQALKIAVAPTVGFLVQVVKSTALTSIIGFTELTKTGTMITNAAFRPFPIYGMVALLYFAMCFPLTWYARVLERRQKIAQQR; translated from the coding sequence ATGATCGAATTTACGCTTTGGGATATTGCGCGGAATCTGTTGCTCGCGGCGCGGTGGACGGTATTGCTGTCGTTGATTGCGTTTGTTGGGGGCGGCGTTGTCGGGTTGGTGTTGCTCGCGATGCGCGTGTCGCCTTTGCCCTGGCTCAGGCGTGTTGTCGTCTTGTATGTGGAGCTGTTTCAGGGCACGCCGTTGCTGATGCAGCTGTTTCTTGCGTTTTTTGGGTTGCCGTTGATGGGGGTCGATGTGTCGCCCTGGGTCGCGGCTACGGTTACCTTGACGCTCTATACCAGTGCTTATCTCGCTGATATCTGGCGTGGGTGTGTTGAGGCTGTGCCTCGCGGGCAGTGGGCTGCGGGTGCCAGTCTCGGGATGACGTTTTCTCAGCAGTTACGGTTTATTGTCTGGCCGCAGGCCTTGAAGATTGCTGTTGCGCCGACTGTCGGGTTTCTGGTTCAGGTTGTTAAGAGCACGGCTCTGACTTCTATTATTGGGTTCACCGAACTCACTAAAACCGGGACCATGATTACTAATGCTGCGTTCCGGCCGTTTCCTATTTATGGCATGGTCGCGCTTTTGTATTTTGCTATGTGCTTTCCGCTTACGTGGTATGCAAGGGTGCTTGAGCGGAGGCAGAAAATCGCGCAGCAGCGTTAG
- a CDS encoding amino acid ABC transporter permease, which yields MSYTFDFSSFDMYAGMLVSGVGVTLGLTAVSTVLGGLVGIGGAVVAVSGPKWARGLIATYVELIRNTPFLVQLFFVFFGLPSLGIHIDEIQAAILAMTVNLGAYAIEIVRAGIDSIPRGQIQAAQALGLQQRQVFRHVVLPQAVANVFPALLSQVLIVMLGSAVVSQISVPDLTYAANYIQSRNFRSFEAYLIITATYLVLSVVLRQVLNRLGKGLFAGRAARSSDAPRGLLRTLFAIRGARTATSTERSS from the coding sequence ATGAGTTATACGTTCGATTTCAGCAGTTTCGACATGTATGCGGGGATGCTCGTAAGTGGCGTCGGCGTGACGCTCGGGCTGACGGCCGTATCGACCGTGCTGGGCGGTCTGGTCGGCATCGGCGGCGCGGTGGTGGCCGTGTCAGGACCGAAATGGGCACGCGGGCTGATCGCGACTTACGTCGAGCTGATCCGCAATACGCCGTTTCTGGTGCAGTTGTTCTTCGTGTTCTTCGGGCTGCCCAGCCTCGGCATTCATATCGATGAAATCCAGGCCGCGATACTCGCGATGACGGTGAACCTCGGCGCGTACGCAATCGAGATCGTGCGGGCCGGCATCGACTCGATTCCGCGTGGACAGATTCAGGCGGCGCAGGCGCTCGGGCTTCAGCAACGCCAGGTGTTTCGCCATGTCGTGTTGCCGCAGGCGGTGGCCAATGTGTTTCCCGCGCTGTTGAGCCAGGTGTTGATCGTGATGCTCGGCTCGGCGGTCGTATCGCAGATTTCGGTGCCCGATCTGACCTATGCGGCGAACTATATTCAATCGCGCAACTTCCGTTCGTTCGAGGCGTACCTGATTATTACCGCGACGTACCTGGTGCTGTCGGTCGTGTTGCGGCAAGTGTTGAACCGGCTCGGCAAGGGCCTTTTCGCGGGGCGCGCGGCACGGTCATCCGATGCTCCGCGCGGGTTGTTGCGCACTCTTTTCGCTATTCGCGGCGCACGCACCGCAACGTCGACGGAGCGCTCGTCATGA
- a CDS encoding calcium:proton antiporter, which yields MASTSPVLPRWTIAAPLIAWIVLGAAYALPGNGLLITLAALALAGSVFAGVHHAEVVAHRVGEPFGTLVLAVAVTVIEVALIVSVMLSAGPEKAGLARDTVFAAVMIVCNGIVGICLLVGGLRHREQDFQIRGASAALAVLASLSVLSLVMPNYTSVKLGPALSDSQLAFAGVSSLVLYGVFVFVQTVRHRDYFLAAAHAAGEDAHAAPPSARVALTSAVLLVVSLVAVVLLAKVLSPVVERAVLEAGAPEAVVGIVIAALVLLPEGLAAVRAARADRLQNSLNLALGSALASIGLTIPTVALVFIWTGRPLVLGIDGKDTVLLTLTLLISTLTLGTGRTTILQGAVHLSLFAAYLFLSFAP from the coding sequence ATGGCATCGACATCGCCCGTATTGCCCCGCTGGACGATCGCAGCGCCCTTGATCGCGTGGATCGTGCTGGGCGCCGCCTACGCGCTGCCCGGCAACGGTCTGCTGATCACGCTTGCCGCGCTTGCGCTGGCGGGCTCGGTATTCGCGGGCGTGCATCACGCGGAAGTGGTCGCGCACCGCGTCGGCGAGCCGTTCGGCACGCTGGTGCTCGCCGTGGCCGTGACGGTGATCGAAGTGGCGCTGATCGTATCGGTGATGCTGTCGGCCGGCCCGGAAAAGGCCGGGCTGGCGCGCGACACTGTGTTCGCCGCCGTCATGATCGTGTGCAACGGGATCGTCGGGATCTGTCTGCTGGTGGGCGGGTTACGCCATCGCGAGCAGGACTTCCAGATTCGCGGCGCGAGCGCGGCGCTGGCCGTGCTCGCGTCGCTGTCGGTGCTGTCGCTGGTCATGCCCAACTATACGAGCGTCAAGCTGGGCCCGGCGCTCAGCGATTCGCAGCTTGCTTTCGCGGGTGTCTCGTCGCTGGTGCTGTACGGCGTGTTCGTGTTCGTGCAGACCGTGCGTCACCGCGACTACTTTCTCGCCGCCGCCCATGCCGCCGGCGAAGATGCGCACGCCGCCCCGCCCAGCGCGCGCGTCGCGCTGACGAGCGCGGTGTTGCTGGTGGTGAGCCTCGTTGCCGTCGTACTGCTGGCCAAGGTGCTGTCGCCTGTGGTCGAGCGCGCGGTGCTCGAAGCGGGTGCGCCCGAGGCCGTGGTCGGGATCGTGATCGCGGCGCTCGTACTGCTGCCCGAAGGTCTCGCCGCGGTGCGCGCGGCGCGCGCCGACCGTCTGCAGAACAGCCTCAACCTCGCGCTCGGCTCGGCGCTCGCTAGCATCGGCCTGACCATCCCCACGGTCGCGCTGGTGTTCATCTGGACGGGCCGCCCGCTGGTGCTCGGCATCGACGGCAAGGACACGGTGCTGCTCACACTGACGCTGCTGATCAGCACGCTGACGCTGGGCACCGGACGCACGACGATCCTGCAAGGCGCCGTGCACCTGTCGCTGTTCGCCGCGTATCTGTTTCTCTCGTTCGCGCCCTGA
- a CDS encoding transporter substrate-binding domain-containing protein translates to MTTAALFRRRFCHAFASLAFAGVALSAFAPLAHADALDTITKAGVVRVGVFMDYPPFGSIGPDMKPQGYDIDVANLIGKSLGVKVELVAVTGDNRMAYLADHKADMLLSVGQTPEREKVIDFSQPYAPYYLAVFGPKSLKVKDANDLAGKSISVARGTLEDLSVTKIAPPSANIKRFDDPNGAISAFLSGQVQLMVVGNDVGATILARHPANDPEQKFSLFSSPDHVGLNKNEPRLLKKVDETIARSRKDGTMNAISQKWLRAPLPDNL, encoded by the coding sequence ATGACCACCGCCGCTCTCTTTCGCCGCCGCTTCTGCCATGCGTTCGCCTCGCTCGCCTTCGCAGGCGTCGCGCTGTCGGCGTTCGCGCCGCTCGCGCATGCGGACGCGCTCGACACGATCACGAAAGCGGGCGTCGTGCGCGTCGGCGTGTTCATGGACTACCCGCCGTTCGGCTCGATTGGCCCGGATATGAAGCCGCAAGGCTATGACATCGACGTCGCGAACCTGATCGGCAAATCGCTCGGCGTCAAGGTCGAACTGGTAGCCGTGACGGGCGACAACCGCATGGCCTATCTCGCCGACCACAAGGCGGACATGCTGCTCTCCGTCGGCCAGACGCCCGAGCGCGAGAAGGTGATCGATTTCTCGCAGCCCTACGCGCCCTACTACCTCGCCGTGTTCGGACCGAAGTCGCTGAAGGTGAAGGACGCGAACGATCTGGCGGGCAAGAGCATCTCCGTTGCACGCGGCACGCTGGAGGACCTGAGCGTCACGAAGATCGCGCCGCCGTCGGCGAACATCAAACGTTTCGACGATCCGAACGGCGCTATTTCTGCATTTCTTTCTGGTCAGGTACAGTTGATGGTCGTCGGTAACGATGTCGGCGCGACGATACTCGCGCGCCATCCCGCCAATGACCCGGAGCAGAAGTTCTCGCTGTTCAGTTCGCCCGATCACGTCGGCCTGAACAAGAACGAGCCGCGCCTCCTGAAGAAAGTCGACGAAACCATCGCGCGTTCCCGCAAGGACGGCACGATGAACGCGATTTCGCAGAAGTGGCTGCGCGCGCCGCTGCCGGACAACCTCTAA
- the ribA gene encoding GTP cyclohydrolase II — protein sequence MPMSHDPSLADGAITGECVTLDACATLPTRYGTFESYVFRVNDSGAEHFALVMGDVENKQSVLTRLHSECLTGDVLGSYRCDCGEQLDLALRYIAAEGCGVLLYLRGHEGRGIGLSNKIRAYALQQQGRDTVEANLDLGLPDDSREYDSAAAILRLLKVTSVRLMSNNPKKFDSLSKHGIPVCERVALAIPMREENERYIRTKQVKFGHYFDENE from the coding sequence ATGCCCATGTCTCACGATCCGTCGCTCGCTGACGGCGCAATCACCGGCGAATGCGTCACGCTCGACGCCTGCGCCACGCTTCCCACCCGCTACGGCACCTTCGAATCCTACGTGTTCCGCGTGAACGACTCGGGCGCCGAGCATTTCGCGCTCGTGATGGGCGATGTCGAGAACAAACAGTCGGTGCTCACGCGCCTGCATTCGGAGTGTCTGACGGGCGACGTGCTCGGTTCATACCGTTGCGACTGCGGCGAGCAACTGGATCTCGCGCTGCGCTATATCGCAGCGGAGGGCTGCGGCGTGCTGCTGTATCTGCGTGGCCACGAAGGCCGCGGCATCGGCCTGTCGAACAAGATTCGCGCGTATGCGCTGCAGCAGCAGGGCCGCGACACCGTCGAGGCGAATCTCGATCTCGGCCTGCCCGACGATTCCCGCGAGTACGATTCGGCAGCCGCGATTCTGCGCCTGCTGAAGGTGACGTCGGTGCGTCTGATGAGCAACAACCCGAAGAAGTTCGACTCGCTGTCGAAGCACGGCATTCCCGTTTGCGAACGTGTCGCACTCGCCATTCCGATGCGCGAAGAGAACGAGCGCTATATCCGCACCAAGCAGGTGAAGTTCGGGCATTACTTCGACGAGAACGAGTGA
- a CDS encoding BON domain-containing protein has protein sequence MKAIQAIKMAAGALVVLASINAYAQASDADMTAQPSAKQTAKAAKSADRALARKVRGALAKAKDLSVANITVRARSGAVTLQGSVPEQPQVDKATEVAQGVAGVTSVKNALTIRPVGQ, from the coding sequence ATGAAGGCGATTCAGGCAATCAAGATGGCAGCTGGCGCACTCGTGGTGCTCGCGTCGATCAACGCATACGCGCAGGCAAGCGATGCCGACATGACCGCTCAGCCGAGCGCCAAGCAGACCGCGAAGGCAGCGAAGTCGGCTGACCGCGCGCTGGCGCGCAAGGTTCGTGGCGCACTGGCAAAGGCAAAGGACCTCAGCGTTGCCAACATTACGGTTCGCGCACGTAGCGGCGCTGTGACGCTGCAGGGCTCGGTGCCGGAGCAGCCGCAAGTCGACAAGGCGACGGAAGTCGCGCAAGGCGTGGCAGGCGTGACTTCGGTGAAGAACGCACTGACGATCCGCCCGGTCGGCCAGTAA